A single region of the Panulirus ornatus isolate Po-2019 chromosome 17, ASM3632096v1, whole genome shotgun sequence genome encodes:
- the LOC139754430 gene encoding uncharacterized protein, protein MREMNWRADRQDKSEYHLEYDGDRDLLDYHLEDITVLSEAKYVTVTLHLTGHFDYHLLNSFAPSALMFVICYSTLFFPVTNFNERIMVSLTAMLVLAGLFAQATNNYIKTPYFKLLDIWYATLIMFCFFVVIANAVVNSLFLNTSIFYKTLIHPRHSFETEKDKVSKNALRCNTICKIVLMCLFIFLIILYELFGAGVI, encoded by the coding sequence ATGCGGGAGATGAACTGGAGAGCAGACAGACAGGATAAGTCTGAGTACCATTTGGAGTACGACGGGGATCGTGATCTGTTAGACTACCACCTTGAGGACATCACTGTTCTCTCTGAGGCTAAGTACGTGACTGTAACACTCCATCTGACGGGTCACTTCGACTACCACCTGCTCAACAGCTTCGCCCCGAGTGCTCTCATGTTCGTCATCTGCTACTCCACGCTGTTCTTCCCCGTCACTAACTTCAACGAGAGAATCATGGTATCGCTCACGGCCATGTTGGTGTTGGCTGGGCTCTTCGCCCAGGCCACGAACAACTACATCAAGACGCCCTACTTCAAACTTCTGGACATCTGGTACGCCACACTCATCATGTTCTGCTTCTTCGTCGTCATTGCAAACGCTGTGGTCAACTCGCTGTTCCTCAACACGTCCATTTTCTACAAAACTCTCATCCATCCACGCCATTCGTTCGAGACAGAGAAAGATAAAGTTTCAAAGAATGCTCTCAGGTGTAATACTATTTGCAAGATTGTTCTCATGtgtctctttatctttctcataATACTGTACGAATTGTTTGGAGCTGGAGTCATTTAA